The nucleotide window CTTATTATGAATCAAAGATTAACTCTTTCAGAATGACACACAGGGGTATTCTGCACATGATGACTGTTGTCTCAGTGTTGCACTTGCAATGCCACAAGAAGATCAAGTAATATCAAGTAAAAAATTTAATGTAGTTAGGTAttcaataattttttatatgcaatataaaggaaTACACAATATGATTCTATGTTTAGAAAGTAGTGAAGTATTTTTTCCCAgtacaaacactctgataaagcaaagatgcttggaaaatgttactaaaatacttaagttgTCTTCACCTCTGGTCACTATACACATGCATCAGTTAGTAAGGTCTGTCACTGTATGAATATTTCAGTTTTCTAAATGTACTTTATCTTTTGTACAAGAGGCATGGTAAATATGGGTGCACCACATTTTGCTGAGCATTCTCCTTTAACTGAATTTTTACCTGACCTGGTTTTAAAGTTCCAGGTATGAACATTTTTAGCAACATGTTTCCTCATAATGTATGTATGCATCTGCACCAGCCCCCATTCAAATCTTGACTGTGTCAGGCAAATGAAAAACTACACACATCAACATTCATTATCCGCACCCAAAAAGTAAGGTGCCTAGAACAACATCTGTTCTCTTAATAATTAACTGTGACAGTCTCTTTCAGTGACCCACTTTTTAGATATATTTCAACTAGATTTTATTGCAAAGCATCATTCACACTGTGTGAAATGGCTCACTGTCATTTTTTCTTTctaattttcatttcaagttTTTCCTTTAGTTGCTTTCTCCTGAAGTGCAGCACAAACTACCCCCTGGTGGTAAACTTCAAAAGCTCTGATGATAGGATAGGCCAATGTAAACCAAATATTAACTGCAATCTACAAAGCAATTCTGTATTAGGGATATCAACAACTATGATATAACTAAGATATCATCTTTTTGGAAGGGGTATTCTTTAAAAATTCATTTTCTTTACTATATGACAGAAagtcatacaggtttataacaacatatgtgtgagtaaatcatgacagaattttcaattttgCATAAACTATTCCCATAGTGAACTACTAACATAGTAACATATTCTTAATGGTTTCATTAAAGTAAACTATAAAGCAAAAGGGATCTAAAGACTGTACTCACTTTGATAGTTCCAGAGCTTCTTTCTTCATATTTGCATTCACAGCGTAAACAGTATGCCTCCACATCCTTACCATCAACAGGCATCGGCTCCACCACATGAAGGCAATTACTGTAAAAAAGAAATTATCTGATGAGTTATAGATTAATGAGAGCAATAAGTGACTGTACACACATATAAAGTCTAATGAATCATTTACCAGTCCTTCAGAGAAACGTTTTGATTGTAGATCTGTCCATCAATATCCTTGTAGGGCGGACAGATACATTTACACCTGATGTCTTCTGAATTCTGGAAAAAGTGATCACAAATGCACAACCTTATATATTTACACATTATATTCTGGCCAATGACTGACATGAAAACAATAAAGACTGTTGGCACATTTATTGATGTTGTTGGCAGTTTCGTTATTCATTATGTATACAATATTTATCTGTTTAttgtataatataattattttttatcatttatatttCGCAGAATAACAGAAACATGCTAACGCTAGTTAGCATTGCTAGCTAACGCATCAAAACTGTATATTCAGAACAACATATCAATCTCACACAACCATAGTTCGTCGTGTCTCGTACTATAAtgacaaatatcaaaattcacCTTAGCCTCTGAGCGTTGTCCTGATATTATCAGAAGcaaacaaactaacaaaaaagACGTCAACAGATTGACAGCGCCTGCTGAGGTCCGTGTAGCCATTTTTCGGTTACGGCCCAACCAATGTTGTCAATTACTGAAGACAGTTGTCTCAGAAACAGTAAATATGAATTTAACAGCTAATGCAACTTCCTTTATCAAGGTAAGCGTTTACAAAACAACTCGCACTTAGTTGACGGGGTCTGTCTGACACATCAGCTGACCATCAACAGCTGGTCCCCGCATTAGCTCTTCCCTCCGGAAACACGTGAGTAGGAACCATCTTCCGTACGATTAGAGGTATGTTCGATCTCACACGGCTCTGCGCAGATCGATAGGCATATGACATCAAAGAACCGCATgagctctcgcgatactttgtTGTCATGTAGTCGAATATGGTGATTATAAAACATTAATCCGTATTTTTCTATTAGAAGTTAAGCAATACCTAAATTCTATTTATAATGTGATAAACAAGAAAGCTGctaaatgtattaatgtatgtcagaatttccatgtttttatttaactcCTTTTTTCTCTGTCATCCCCTGGCTAACGTAAAAACAGTGTTGAATATGTttgattcaataaaaaaattaatgtacTCGAACACATTGATTACGTCATGTTGTATACATCTTTACATCAAATCACTAACATCATTTTTTATGTTCTCTAATataaaaaacactaacatcataaaaaaaatccataaatCACTAACATCATTCAGTCAGGTATTACCCGCATGACTCCGGTGATGTTATGACCCTATTTCAAAGTTCAATGAAGGCGTAAAATCTGAATTTTAGTTGTACATTAAGTTTATATGCCGCTGCCGCAAAAATTGACAGGCGCgtgacatcacagtaccgctAGAGCTAGGCGTCAACAGAATCATCTGTATGATTTTATGAATccctctcgcggtactttgacgtcggTTCTTGTGACGCCGCATGACTCGAAcctattcaccttatttttcacgacaacaagggcggcgccatttcgctcattttgtcaacgttCTTCCGGCCGCATAGAcgatgagcagctgaggcagtgaCTGAAGGCGACGTGTTAagcttaaaaagctcactcgagcgcctttatgtttctttcttaccaattttaagCCAACTGAGGAACACCCTTATCCCAAGTAATTGTTcgactacgatgttccggtaactttaaaccacgcctggtgttgaaaaggtggccagtttcaggtaagctatcttagctAACTTTGTGCTCGTTCGCCTAAAGTTAGATTTGTGATGTCCGTTCTACAAATACACTTAAGATCAGTAatgttagtttataaaatgccactatttgaatggttttaattgtccacctatatttttatatttacgatAGTACAACGAGATATTATAGTACATTGCATTCTTACAGTAGCCCACGTGATTCCTACAAGTTactgagatttcagatgctagaatgtcagttcatttctcattcagatattgataatGACATATTAAACAAcgtattatttaacactgaagttaaaggttgtgtgtataatgtttctgtctctttttaatgcatctctcttacacactgttctgtttaagtatgtgtgccatttatatattaattctcatgatgcaagtttattttaaatactaacataaaaatgtttatggttatattgttttcacagatgcattgatgtttagtgatgcagtggacaactgtgaggatgatacaatcaacatgttcctaaactgtgatgcagaaacacaatgggagcATCTATCCGTCTCTGACCACAACTacaaaatcacaactcaacctgaagcaacatacatctgatatgggaaaacaatggtgcggtttcccggacagggcttatcctggtcccaggctaaaatgcatatttgagctacaataatttaaaaacaccttttactgacatacctcaacatatattagtgccattgttttgtcacaagatgcgcaccagtcttgtttttttgtaggatttgtttgtaaaaactaaaatgtcctaatataattaaggcctagtcctgtaaaccctgtccgagaaactgcttcaatgcttctgcttcatgtgttgagctggcacaaatgtacatatctctgctgagaaacaaccatctttggttcagctttacacagggttgatattgcatccattacacagtcgccaagcactttaccagtacatacaccaacagcttccagatatacgcttgggatcagctcctgatgactccgataaagctgtgtcttaatttattgcagggtggtcttgctttaccggttgtaaagttacattaaaccttcatatgtgatcagatgtcatgcagtgatattaaacatttacagtgtgatcagatgttgtgcatttatattaaacatttacaatgtgatcagatgttgtccatttatattaaatctttacaatgtgatcagatgttgtgcatttatattaaatctttacaatgtgatcagctgttacctgtcatgcagttatattaaacatttacaatgtgatcagatgttgtgcatttatattaaacctttacaatgtgatcagatgttgtgcatttatattaaatctttacaatgtgatcagctgttacctgtcatggagttatattaaacatttacaatgtgatcagatgttgtgcatttatattaaacctttacaatgtgatcagatgttgtgcatttatattaaatctttacaatgtgatcatgttgtgcatttatattaaatctttacaatgtgatcatgttgtgcatttatattaaatctttacaatgtgatcagatgttacctgtcatgcagtgatattaaacatttacagtgtgatcagatgttgtgcatttatattaaacctttacaatgtgatcagatgtcatgcagttatattaaacatttactatgtgatcagatgtatCCTACCATGAagttatataaacctttacagtgtgatcagttattatctgtaaggaatttcttaaaccatatgtgagctttagagattccacttaaaaggatttTAGTCTCATGATTTGAAAGGAATAagtgttggcaagtttgcaaatgaattctatcatggtaccacataaaaacgaaatagttattggactggcaaaggtgcacatttgctataaaaaaagacgaaatcactgTGTATTTATTGGTAGAcatacttttaataattttcaatgctgctccatcaactCCTGACAGGACGAGGTAATTAAATATGCCAGGTTACTTGTCGCGGCCGCTTCATATCGTCTAACCACGAGACGATTGATGGGACAATATAAGACTATCCAATCGTCGTATGAAGTTTTAACCGTgctcctaatttaaaacatttacagcagtagcgatatttgtcatttcactaaagttatagtgaactacaaacaatcttctaaccaccaaactaaccaccgaatgcactgtgccatattagcagcggaagtcggttgacaaaatgcggaagagcgaagaattaaaaaggggcgtggcggaataaggtgaatTATCCCTAACTGTCATCACTGTAATCATCATTGCAACCAGAAGCATGCATGTCATTTTATGACAatcctgtgtgtctgtgtgtaacTTGATTGACACAACGAAATCAATTTGagtgtatttgtttatttacatgttaGATGTAtaatcataaaaatataaacatttaatttactcTGCATGTAATCAATTGGCAAATCTAAGATTCAGCTTTGGCGAGTTTTTGTGTGAAAAATGAATCAAAGTTAGACATTGTTATTAACTGATAAACCAAGTGATCATAATTTCTAACCAGTACTATAGATAATATTTTGTACACCTAAAGTTTCTTACTAAGGACAACTGAAGTATACAAAGATGCATGAAGAAGGctacaatgcaaaaaaaagaatacaatacaatacaatacaatacaatacagtaACATGAGAGCAGATGCGAGagctatttttttacataatgtaCAACATATTCAGACtcacaaaaaaagactttaactgCTTTAACTTTCACTACATTCTTAGTAGTGCTCTAAAGTATCAAAAATAAGGCcaacatattattttaaaaaacagttGATTACAACCTACAATATGTACCAAGCTCTTTTTAAAcgctttatatttttgtttttaaccaTTTTTCAGGCAGTATGTAACATATCTGGGCAACATAGTAACCCCAGGGCTATAGAAAAATGAAAGTGGCAGGACCATTTTCTTCCTTTTTTTCTATATACTTGAAGAATAGTTCGTATTCCTCTTGAGAAAGATTCTCTGAGGAAATTTCTCATCTCTCATGAGTTTTTATCTCAACAAGTCCAAGAGAGAGTCCTGAATCCACGCAGAGTATGCAGATAGCCAAGAAGGGACATTTGTTCCAGATTAGTCATTTAAAATTTGAGAGGACCATCAAATGTTTGTTTCTCAAAATTTAGGGCCGTAGAAAACGTAAAACTTTGGAGCGCAGGAATCTGATAAACGATTTGGGGAACATTTCTCTAGACTCCTGTGCGGTGTAGTTGAAGAAATTTTGTGGATGGGCAAGGACATCAAATAGAGCCTTCATAAGCTTCTTGTCCTGTGAAGATAAATTGACAAAAATTCAATGGATGTTAACCAAATTCCAATGAACCATCACATTGTTCATTCTTCCACATGGTGGCACTACAGTCCCATTTTAACTACTAGGACCTGCACACAACTAACTGCCCCTTTAATggtttaaaaacattataaaagtTATACATATAGATGCTTTAAAACACGTACTAACTTTATACCTTAAGAATTTCTTGATGATTCTCCGAAGCATATAATCTTCCATCTCTAACAATGTCTTCAATGAGCTCCTGGTAGTCTTCTAAAAGAAACAAACATATAACACAGTTAACATAAAATGCCGATTATACATACAATCCATTGTAATGAAGCATtaacagttcagctcttaccATCATAGGTAACATAAGGTACTTGGAAGCCTTTCCCACTGTTTCCTTCATTGGAGCGAAACTGAATCCATAGTTTCTTGGAACGGGAGGTGAAGGCAATAGGCCGTTCGTAAGTCTGGCATGTCTCGTAGGTCGTCACCGAATTGGGCAGAGCTGTGGGAACAGTAAAGTCTTTTCAGTTGCTTATTCGAGCACCAGGAGATAAAGGTTATTCCTAATGAGCCCATCATGTGACTCCTCCCCCATTTCCTCACACGTGTATTCACTATCACCCAACTGGTCATTCAGGAGTTAACAGATTCACACCAAAACCAAAACTCACAGCTCTTTCGCATGACCAAATAGTCTCCACACTCATCCTCAATGGGAAGGTAGATTTCAGGTACTACAACCAAGATTCTGCGCTTGGGAGGAGGGGTGATTGTCCAGGTGCACTCGACGTTGGCTGGGTAGTTGCCGGGATAGTTGGGAGATTCAATAAAGCCAGTGTATTCTCCAAGCTCTCCTCCACAGTGTCTGTctgaatttataaaaaaatataaacaaaaagatTTTAGAGTAAATTATGTTGCATACTGACTCACAGAAGAAATATTTATGAGGTGTTGGCTACTCAAAGTCATAGATCAGTTTAATTTccttattgttttatttagcaAAGTCAAGTTAAAATACTTAAACATTAACTTTTTCTCGTTCACAGAAATCTGATGTTTTGCTTACTTTTGCACTGCATTATGTTCGTTGATCCATCAAAATCAGTGGTAGTGCTTCCAGGGCAGGCAATGCAATAGTTTTGGCCAAACTCCATTTGATAGGTTCCAACAGGACAACGGATACAGCGATGGGTGCTAGTGTTGTAGTAATGACCTGGAGAGCACTGGACTGTAgggaaaacatgcaagttatattaaataatgtcatatttttatattatataactATTTTCTAATCAACTTATATGATCTCCATAGGTTTACTCCAGTTTTAATCAATAAAATCACGTTTTTCGTCTCAttattaagaaaaaaacattcacaaaaactatacattaattacagttactttaattaaaaaatctataaaTAATGCCCTGTATTAAATtggcagctatatttttttcttaagttatatgtatgtaaaaaaaactttactaatactttttaaatatatttcctacaaatgatttttactttacacaaTTTTGCTTCATGTAAGTATCTAGATTTGAGGATGTTTATATACAGTAAAAATGATATCAAATcattatgttactttaacttaaagggacactccaccttttttggaaaatatgctcattttccagctctcctagagttaaacatttgatttttaccgttttggaatccattcagctgaatGGACATACTGtgtccgggtctggcggtaccacttttagcatagcttagcataatccattgaatctgattagaccactTAGCAtagtgctcaaaaataaccgaagagtttcgatatttttcccatttaaaacgtaactcttctgtagttacattgtgtctAAGACGTCGcaaaaagttgcgattttcttggCTGATATGGCtgggaactatactctcattctggcataataaataaggactttgctgccataacatgtctgcaggaggcacaatgatattacacagcgcctgaaaaagtcaagttttaaatgggaaaaatatcgaaactctttggttatttttgagcgtgatgctaatggtctaatcagatttaaaggattatgctaagctatgctaaaagtggtaccgccagacccagaggtcatctgaatggattccaaaacggtaaaaatcaaatgtttaactctaggggagctggaaaataagcctattttttTCAACCTGTTTTTATAAGTTACGTCAACTGATGTCAACTAAGGCAAAACTTAAAGTAGTAGGTTGAAttaacttgcaaaaccaagttgttttaacttcatgctgcatctTTTTTTAACAATATACTTTTACTCTAGAAGTTTTTTCTCACCTTTAGTCTCACAGTCCTGGAACGACACAGCACCATCATATTTGGTCGTAAGGCTTCCTCCACATTGGAAACAGGAAGTGCGGCCAACTTCAGGCTGATAGGTACCTCGTGGGCAGGCCCGACAAGGCACAAAACCATCATGGGAGAACTGACCAGGACGGCACTGACCTAGGAtagaaaaaacttttaaaacaaaaccagtaGACTTCTAACAGTACTTTATTCCCGTCCAAAGAAAGCCAACTGCAATGATGTCATGCAAGTTCATTATCTAATAAAGTACAGGCATTCCCTCAGCCCACAATCAATTGGCCTTCTGTTGTGTCTGTCAGCATAAAGCAAAAGACAGCATCTGTGTCTTGTGGCAAGGTGCCTTTGATAACAGTGTTTGCAGAGCGGCAACATGGTGGTGCCTTTTTTCTCTAAACACAAGACCAGGAATTCATTGTTGGTGTGAATGGATCAGGCATTGAGGATTTGAAGGACTGCATGAAATGACCACTCCCATCATACACAAAAACACTCTCACAATCACACAAACTCAAGTCAAGCCTAACAAGTGTCTGGGAGATTTTATCAATACAGGTATGCTTCCTGCCGACTtgataaacaaaaaaacaggaTGTGATTCATACTATCTCTTGTCAAGACCTTTAAAGaacagttcaccaaaaaataaaaattatgtcaaCAGTTACTTACCCTTACAGGTTTGCCTATCCAAACCTGTATGACCAACCATGCAACACAAAagattattttttaagaaatgtcCTGGCCACAACGTTTcacataattaaataaaaccgTTTAACATATTATAAAAGAGCTCCTTTGAACTGCAATTCAATATAAAGCCACATGATACTTATTGTAAAGTGAAATTTTAGTTTAGTAAGGCTCTGTGATGAATTACAGTGCCATTGGACATGCATGCCTTATAGTGACAATTAAATGTTATTGGTTCTTGACCAAACATACTGTGTCTAAAAAGTGCTTCATTTCAATTTAAAAGTCACTTCAAAATGGCAAACTTGACCTTAACTTTATAATGTGAAAGAACAACATGGATATTCCTAAATAAAATCACCTTTTGTGCTGAAACACCAGGGTTTGGGATGAGATATGAGCGAGTAAAGGATTTTTTGCAATTTTGATTTGACCTTAGCTGAGAGTGTGTGATGGTGAAAGGTCTCTGTGTAGcccaaaggtcatgggttcgaacccaggaaacacaaaaactaataaaaatacCTTATAATGCAccgtaagtcgctttggataaaagcgtctggcaaatgcattaatgtaactGTAATGTAAATGTCTCAGATGTGTTTGTCTCTCTGTGAACTTCTTACCTCCACATTCGGAGACGTTTCGTGCTCCGGCGGTTCTCGGGATTCCCCTGCCTTCGGGTCCCGGACAAACATCGCACGACACCTGTCCCTCTTCATCTTGGTATGTCCCAGGGGGGCACAGAAAGCACCTCCCCTGTTCTCCGTCATAATACGTGCCAACGCTGCATTTCACTAGCACAGAGAAAAATAAGAATTGGGTCAGACAGAAACTCGCCTCGGTCCTGCATAAAGCTGCTAAAGGGGCGCTGAAAATCGACCTGATGCTGCTATGACAAAATTCAAACAAATACGAGAACTGGGGCTTTGCACAGCTGCCTGGTATCCCACATCAAACAGCCCGCACAAGCATACACAATCTCATTATAAGCACCCTCACCTCACTGAAGCAGATACTGAACACGCTCAAAGGGATATTTGCCTCTTACCTCACATAAACCTATGAAGTCTGATTAAAGGGAGTGGAACGCTTGgtcttttaatgtttactttGTAAACCACTCTGATTTATAGTGATGATTTCAAAGGTGTTttgcactcacacacacacgctttTGTCTAAAAAAAGCTACTCGCCGAAACTGTTGGGTCCTTTAACCAAGCAAGCGTGGTAATttaaaaactttactttcatcTCACTCGCTCTGTGCAAACATTCAAGCGCCGGGGTTCGGGTGAATTTAGGCAAAGCTCTTACTCCAGTTTATGGTAATAATGGCTAATTCCACAAAGGCTTAAACGGCATGACAATTATGTGCGCCTCAGCAAATTGCCTGATTTTCCAAGAGAAGAAGAAAATGTAATTCTCTCAAGAGCAGTTCATTTTTTCCCCTTCTTTTGTTAATCCAGAATGACCATGAGGAGCCACGGTCACATTGTCCCGGGCGGCTTTTCTTTGacagagcgagagagcgagagagaggagaggaaagagtgagagatggagagagagaaaaacctTGAAGCCTTTCAAATGCAAAACGACGATTCTTTTGAAACCTCGAATTGATGGCCCCAAAGAGGTTTAAAGGACCTTTCACCTCTATTCAAGTCCCCCGGCTTTTGCCTATTTGATGACATAGGCAAACACTATGGTATCACAGTGGTAAGGAGCTGAACCCAATAAAAGGGGTCAGGATTGTGAATCCCCCCATTCACTGGGGTCCAATCGCTCCTTGCGCCTATCAGGCAGGGGCCCAAACAGCTGATGCTAATTGATTCCCATGGTGTCGCTGAAGTCAATTCTCTCGAGCCGCTCGCTGGCTGGGGTCACGGAGAGTGGTCCTGCCTAAGGAGGAATTTGGCACTTAAACTGCTTGCTTGAATAAACATCCCTCTAAAACATTCCcctacaaaaacaaacaaccaAACAATAACTTAGCACGTTTATGGACAAGAGTGCAAACGGCACTCCCGAGGATAATAAACTCACGCAAAATCTGTGCGTCTTTCTGTTTATAAATGTGCTACACATTCAATTTTTGTCTAAATGtcaaatttttacagtaagtgtACCGTACATCCCATTAGCGTTAATTTGATagaaatgttttgtgatatGGTTCTTGTGACCCATAGAAGGTAAAAAAGAAAGCCGTGTGTCCGCATGAAGCTGCGAAAAAGGTGTTGAAGTGGTTATTTTTCCCACTTACTCCAGCGGCTTGAACAAGCCCCACTGGGATTTACAATGGAGTAGGCAAACTGAAAAGGCTAAATCGCACTAAGTGAAGTGAGCCAGTGGGGGAGGCCAGACCgtggaaaaatatatacttCTTTTTGAGCCCGAGACGAGGCTCGGTTTTAGCTGGCACTCGGACACTGTGCGTCTGTGTACCTTAATTGTACGCCTGCTTTAGAAAGACTGTAGTTTGTCTTGTGAAAACGTACAATGCTACATTCAGTGTGGATTCAATTAATTACATATTGGCAAGGATATGGAACATATCTTGGCATTGCTTTAAACGCGTCTTTAAAGCTTGGGTCcgtaaaacaagataaaaaaagCTCTACTACTTTAAGTTGTACTTGTGGGACGTGCGATTTGCAAAACAATAAGGAGG belongs to Paramisgurnus dabryanus chromosome 2, PD_genome_1.1, whole genome shotgun sequence and includes:
- the tmem9b gene encoding transmembrane protein 9B — translated: MATRTSAGAVNLLTSFLLVCLLLIISGQRSEAKNSEDIRCKCICPPYKDIDGQIYNQNVSLKDCNCLHVVEPMPVDGKDVEAYCLRCECKYEERSSGTIKVTIIIYLSILGLLLLYMVYLTLLEPMLKRRLFGHSQLIQSDDDVGDQQPFANAHDVLSRSRSRSNMLNKVEHAQQRWMRQVQEQRKSVFDRHVVLS